From Hydractinia symbiolongicarpus strain clone_291-10 chromosome 12, HSymV2.1, whole genome shotgun sequence, one genomic window encodes:
- the LOC130622077 gene encoding tetratricopeptide repeat protein 19, mitochondrial-like yields MSLSKTYLGLNELRQVCLRCLSNSSSTYPRFYNTTHNNKWSSIKLRKQTFSIKPFYVSKRTTTTGPQSVLPITEIITKDRIILLGLGVVVVGCLVGYERISAQNREHKLMVKKLHSTVLNAQNAVKEEKYEEAVQQYREARKLVDLVTMSSSSVQHKVILNIVDQLGHLLYELGNWEEAEIFLKETESVMLDCGVQKDDDVYIEVMLRLAKIDSVSNRKEEALDRFKFCISNLEKKISVQDIYSEEHSERLTLYGMLLTEYGTFTRALGMLDESEKAFSKALNICRSVLGPNHEQTSVLANDLATVYDEKGRYNKAIRLAEKAIKIAGETAPENLATYKYNLGHILMHQGDLGRARKSLREALQLAEENEDTETKELVESSIMKLDVPSS; encoded by the exons atgTCATTATCAAAGACGTATTTAGGATTGAATGAACTCAGACAAGTATGTTTACGATGTCTCTCCAACTCAAGTTCTACCTATCCAAGATTTTATAACACTACCCATAATAACAAATGGAGTTCTATAAAGCTCAGAAAACAGACATTTTCCATAAAACCATTTTATGTGTCAAAAAGAACAACCACAACTGGACCTCAAAGTGTTCTTCCAATAACTGAAATTATTACAAAAGACAGAATAATTCTTTTGGGACTTGGAG TTGTTGTTGTGGGATGCTTAGTTGGTTATGAAAGAATTAGCGCACAAAACAGAGAACATAAATTAATGGTGAAAAAGTTGCATTCCACTGTTCTAAATGCACAG AATGCCgtcaaagaagaaaaatatgaaGAAGCAGTACAGCAATATCGCGAAGCAAGGAAACTTGTTGATCTTGTTACAATGAGTAGCTCAAGTGTACAacataaagttattttaaacattgtagATCAA CTTGGACACTTGTTATATGAGTTAGGGAACTGGGAAGAA gctgaaatatttttaaaagaaactgaaAGTGTGATGCTCGATTGTGGAGTACAaaag GATGACGATGTGTACATAGAAGTGATGTTGCGGTTGGCAAAAATAGATTCTGTTTCCAATAGAAAAGAGGAAGCACTTGATCGATTTAAATTTTGTATCAGCAACTTGGAAAAGAAAATTTCTGTACAAGACATCTATAGTGAAGAGCATTCTGAAAG ATTAACATTATATGGTATGTTGTTAACTGAATATGGCACGTTCACAAGGGCGTTAGGAATGCTGGATGAATCCGAAAAAGCATTTTCTAAAGCTTTAAATATTTGTCGGAGTGTGTTGGGACCAAATCATGAACAG acgtCTGTTTTGGCAAACGACTTAGCAACTGTCTACGACGAGAAGGGGAGATACAACAAAGCCATTAGATTGGCCGAGAAAGCAATTAAAATTGCAGGCGAGACTGCACCCGAAAATCTTGCCacttataaatataatttaggTCATATATTAATGCACCAAG GAGATCTTGGTCGAGCGAGAAAATCTCTTCGTGAAGCTTTGCAACTGGCAGAAGAAAACGAAGACACAGAGACAAAAGAATTAGTTGAGTCAAGCATTATGAAGCTTGATGTACCTTCTTCTTGA
- the LOC130622230 gene encoding thrombospondin type-1 domain-containing protein 7A-like: MILFVYFILLTYINTGSSFVYWNAGKWSECELKDTCFNPGVKTRRVDCRNALRRIIPYKLCDSDVRRKPKQRQECVPRQCYDKLRKSLRLDITNWSNCTVVSLDKWKILRGLNETMKDTKCSRNSNPVAFAKTRNVTCYVQYENNTLLKLDSQVCTDVYKITAREWKLCFYGCFNNCSLSRWSNWKTCKHCRMSNVKYKTRQYTSLPGLFEYKNACPNIIKLKTKKIKVRKQQTQYRLFDWDKGKIIMGKKSRKRFLTFTIKRRIISCISNTGKICDAKNSAIPISEIVVTDKPCVLSNWSPWSQCTSNSSYMQGSMGTQYRKRYVDVLPVGNGKKCDEMISFRNCTKRQDPKYDWFLGDWSSCETTQQARHNCSLSYKTRDVYCFREDDVTKKPTLDYFCTQRAKPSTQRECTLACQRKCRYANWSPWSCDNNTTTRERNEVHKSSQAVCPRIIQRKSRKMFTWKRENPSSCRLTNTSAQCGVGRKIFEVKCTTCSNEVVKNNFCEKREKPERSESCRVYCPNDCIVDEWSSWGSCKFNYRKRVRHVLARKSGAGMSCPYLTETESCDMNEYFWSLSKWSSCQISLSNSSERCTPGLQTRLLRCVKNKVGNFVDVSHCDKLVKPNTEKKCELCPTDCKLSLWSDWYPSCKAARSSLPSLEQPFTQRRRYIEVHGNSAGKACLKNLVERKQCPPFAGYRWIMKEWEICTHSTIASQSFNSQTSLKNGVQKRQVYCSDGFHAVHDGICLGLNKPKPSEYSECQINWMSTCNLMPWGDWSQCTEDCGTGTQERKRIFSSEDCKDKKFDLLQTRKCNTQPCQEYFHHYGAWSECHPIIDDKKCLHWKFINGEQLRNVTCRSSNGSAVANVYCEEYDGEKLRTRNSCGVQCETNCVLSTWSSFSQCSASCGAGISIRSRRIYAQPSIGGRACPAATHNFVTETKPCKLRECYGNVWKAEEWGECIMNRRKQCGRGKRNRTVSCIDPATGDTSGNCTDAPPITEKGCKIYCATDQCVVSDWSEWSRCEVKDNQLISQRTRQILRAGKERACRRLKDRKICEKFSWKANAWSSCLLNSDNETCGAGIRERLVECVNKHGKAVDPLKCYNIKSVAPRMYETCVILCPGKCEVSSWSEWSACDQKCDTVKYSTRRRVVVSHPKSCGETVLTESLFCPIYPCYTLAVSDWHQCEAVHKDTCGVGQQKRSAVCKRSDGKEVSLPYCMEYVTGATRLTRNCQIPCWNDCITTDWSTWSECFGICDYTKKLLITHGFTVRCRSILQNSTANGIPCPNTLHEEKKCFSPKCYTQKRRNHQCVRSDGTFLSYGCKVDHSQKKYPCKCPVQNSRCINKRFCRCHHGYVGVTNKSKFLTKCVPFTAKENISADEGEMNIKVIIWVVVGSFVVYCVLVSGIIVLYKRHSKKNSMKNTFCTNNNNSYYEDVNNCVEKQTLVTFTKKQGRPRQLLASLTEDTDNSSSGISSLTSSQTLLQLDEEELLRYSELNDGTQLHTKL; the protein is encoded by the exons ATGatattatttgtatattttatattattaacaTACATTAACACAGGTAGCAGCTTTGTTTATTGGAACGCGGGAAAATGGAGTGAATGTGAATTAAAAGACACATGTTTTAATCCTGGCGTGAAAACAAGACGTGTCGATTGTCGTAACGCGCTACGCAGAATTATTCCATATAAGTTATGCGACAGTGATGTACGTCGAAAACCGAAACAACGCCAAGAATGTGTTCCCAGACAATGTTACGATAAGTTAAGGAAATCGTTACGACTCGATATTACGAATTGGAGTAATTGTACAGTTGTTTCGCTTGATAAATGGAAAATATTACGTGGATTAAACGAAACGATGAAAGATACGAAATGTAGCCGTAACTCGAATCCAGTTGCTTTCGCAAAGACTCGCAATGTTACGTGTTACGTGCAGTATGAAAACAATACACTTTTGAAATTAGATTCTCAGGTATGCACAGATGTTTACAAAATCACTGCTAGAGAATGGAAGCTATGTTTTTATGGCTGTTTTAACAATTGCTCCTTATCAAGATGGTCCAACTGGAAGACATGTAAACACTGCCGTATGTCAAACGTGAAGTACAAAACTCGCCAATACACTTCTTTACCAGGCCTTTTTGAATACAAAAATGCTTGTCCTAACATAATcaaattaaaaactaaaaaaataaaagtacgtAAACAACAAACTCAATACCGATTATTCGATTGGGATAAAGGAAAAATCATAATGGGTAAAAAGTCCCGAAAACGATTTTTGACCTTTACTAtaaaaagaagaattatttcCTGTATAAGTAACACGGGAAAAATATGCGATGCAAAAAATTCCGCTATTCCTATTAGTGAAATTGTTGTGACGGATAAACCTTGTGTACTTAGCAATTGGTCGCCATGGTCTCAATGTACTAGCAATTCAAGCTACATGCAGGGTTCTATGGGAACACAATATAGAAAAAGATATGTTGATGTGCTACCCGTGGGAAATGGTAAGAAATGTGATGAAATGATAAGTTTTAGAAATTGCACAAAGAGGCAAGATCCAAAATACGACTGGTTTCTCGGTGATTGGAGTTCTTGCGAAACGACTCAACAGGCTCGGCATAATTGTTCGTTAAGCTACAAAACACGGGATGTATATTGTTTCCGCGAAGATGACGTCACTAAAAAGCCAACGTTGGACTATTTCTGTACACAAAGAGCGAAGCCGTCAACACAAAGAGAGTGTACCCTAGCTTGCCAACGAAAATGTAGGTACGCTAATTGGAGTCCATGGTCATGTGATAACAATACTACGACCAGGGAAAGAAACGAAGTCCACAAATCGTCTCAAGCAGTGTGTCCACGGATCATACAaagaaaatcaagaaaaatgttcacCTGGAAAAGAGAAAATCCTTCATCGTGTCGACTTACAAATACATCAGCGCAATGCGGGGTTGGtagaaaaatatttgaagtgaaaTGCACAACTTGTTCCAAtgaagtggtgaaaaataatttttgcgagaaaagagagaaaccaGAGCGTTCTGAAAGCTGTCGAGTTTATTGTCCCAACGATTGCATTGTAGATGAATGGTCCAGCTGGGGATCATGTAAGTTTAATTACAGAAAAAGAGTAAGACATGTACTTGCAAGGAAGTCTGGAGCTGGCATGAGCTGTCCTTACTTAACAGAAACTGAGTCATGTGATATGAATGAATATTTCTGGTCACTCTCAAAATGGAGTAGCTGCCAGATCAGTTTATCCAACAGTAGCGAAAGATGTACACCTGGCCTACAAACAAGACTGCTACGTTGTGTGAAGAATAAAGTAGGGAACTTTGTGGACGTGTCCCATTGCGACAAATTAGTCAAACCAAATACAGAGAAAAAATGTGAACTATGTCCAACAGATTGTAAATTGTCTTTGTGGTCAGATTGGTATCCATCTTGCAAAGCTGCACGTAGTTCACTACCCTCCCTTGAGCAACCTTTTACGCAGCGAAGACGTTACATTGAAGTACACGGTAACAGCGCGGGAAAAGCTTGCTTGAAAAATTTAGTTGAGAGAAAACAGTGCCCACCATTTGCGGGGTATCGTTGGATAATGAAAGAATGGGAGATTTGCACTCATAGCACCATTGCTAGTCAAAGTTTTAATTCGCAGACATCTCTAAAAAATGGCGTACAGAAACGGCAGGTTTACTGTTCTGACGGATTCCATGCAGTGCATGATGGGATTTGTCTTGGCCTTAACAAACCGAAACCCAGTGAATATAGTGAATGCCAGATAAACTGGATGAGCACGTGTAACTTAATGCCGTGGGGTGATTGGTCACAGTGCACAGAGGATTGTGGGACAG GGACCCAGGAAAGGAAACGAATATTTTCTTCTGAAGAttgcaaagataaaaaattcgatCTTCTACAGACTCGAAAATGTAACACCCAGCCATGTCAGGAATACTTTCACCATTATGGAGCCTGGAGCGAGTGTCATCCAATCATAGAtgacaaaaaatgtttacattggAAATTTATAAATGGCGAGCAACTTCGTAACGTTACCTGTCGATCTTCTAACGGATCGGCTGTCGCGAATGTTTACTGCGAGGAGTATGACGGTGAAAAACTGAGAACAAGG aaCAGCTGCGGCGTCCAATGTGAGACTAATTGCGTGCTGTCCACTTGGTCCAGTTTCTCACAATGTTCGGCATCTTGTGGAGCTGGAATATCTATACGATCAAGGCGTATATACGCCCAGCCTTCAATTGGTGGAAGGGCGTGCCCAGCTGCTACACATAACTTTGTAACGGAAACCAAACCGTGCAAACTAAGAGAATGCTATGGAAATGTTTGGAAAGCAGAAGAATGGGGCGAGTGTATTATGAATAGACGAAAGCAATGTGGAAGAG GAAAACGAAATCGCACTGTATCTTGTATTGATCCTGCAACGGGAGACACATCAGGGAACTGCACTGACGCTCCACCAATTACAGAAAAGGGTTGCAAGATATATTGTGCTACAGACCAATGTGTGGTTTCTGATTGGTCAGAATGGAGTAGATGCGAGGTGAAGGACAATCAACTTATATCACAGCGAACGCGCCAAATTTTACGAGCAGGAAAGGAAAGAGCATGTCGCAGATTAAAGGATCGAAAGATCTGTGAGAAGTTTTCATGGAAAGCTAACGCATGGAGCAGTTGTCTTTTAAACTCAG ACAATGAAACTTGTGGTGCTGGAATACGTGAAAGACTTGTTGAATGTGTAAATAAACATGGAAAAGCCGTGGACCCATTAAAATGTTATAATATTAAGTCAGTCGCACCCCGGATGTATGAGACGTGCGTTATACTCTGCCCAGGGAAATGCGAAGTGTCGTCTTGGAGTGAATGGTCAGCGTGTGATCAAAAATGCGACACGGTCAAGTACAGTACTAGACGAAGAGTGGTTGTGAGTCATCCCAAGAGTTGTGGCGAGACAGTTTTAACAG AATCGTTGTTCTGTCCGATCTACCCCTGCTACACATTAGCTGTCAGTGACTGGCATCAATGCGAAGCTGTGCACAAGGACACGTGCGGTGTTGGTCAACAGAAGAGAAGTGCGGTGTGTAAAAGAAGTGATGGAAAGGAAGTCAGTTTGCCATACTGCATGGAATATGTAACAG GAGCCACAAGGCTGACACGTAATTGTCAAATACCATGTTGGAATGATTGCATAACAACTGATTGGTCCACGTGGTCAGAATGTTTTGGAATATGTGATTATACAAAGAAGCTTTTAATAACCCATGGGTTTACAGTTAGATGTCGTTCAATTCTACAAAATTCTACGGCAAATGGCATTCCATGCCCAAACACGTTgcacgaagaaaaaaaatgtttctccCCAAAATGTTATACTCAAAAAAGAAG GAATCATCAATGCGTCCGTTCAGACGGCACGTTTCTTTCGTATGGTTGCAAAGTTGATCACTCGCAAAAGAAATATCCCTGCAAGTGCCCTGTTCAGAATTCCAGGTGTATAAATAAACGATTTTGTCGCTGTCACCATGGTTACGTGGGTGTGACCaacaaaagtaaatttttaacGAAGTGTGTACCTTTCACTGCGAAGGAGAACATTTCAGCTG ATGAAGGAGAGATGAACATAAAAGTTATCATCTGGGTGGTAGTTGGAAGCTTCGTGGTATATTGCGTGTTAGTCTCAGGGATAATTGTTCTATACAAAAG gcacagtaaaaaaaattccatGAAAAATACATTCTGCACAAACAATAACAATTCTTACTATGAAGATGTGAACAACTGCGTAGAAAAACAAACCTTGGTCACGTTTACTAAAAAACAAGGGAGACCACGTCAATTATTAGCGTCACTAACGGAAGACACCGACAATTCTAGTAGTGGGATATCATCATTAACTAGCTCACAAACTTTGTTACAACTCGACGAGGAAGAACTTTTACGATATTCAGAACTGAATGACGGTACGCAACTACATACAAAGTTGTGA